In Lepidochelys kempii isolate rLepKem1 chromosome 10, rLepKem1.hap2, whole genome shotgun sequence, a single window of DNA contains:
- the NDUFAB1 gene encoding acyl carrier protein, mitochondrial, translating to MAARVLSACVRRRLLPRLPPPAARRSGPGLAPGPAALSSRRPAARAAPGPQVSGTLQLCRHYSDLPPLTLESIKERVLYVLKLYDKVDPEKLTVTAHFMKDLGLDSLDQVEIIMAMEDEFGFEIPDTEAEKLMCPQEIVDYIADKKDVYE from the exons ATGGCCGCCCGTGTCCTGTCGGCCTGTGTCCGCCGCCGCCTCCTGCCCCGGCTGCCCCCGCCCGCGGCCCGTCGCTCCGGCCCCGGcctcgcccccggccccgccgcgCTCAGCAGCCGCCGGCCGGCCGCCCGCGCAGCGCCGGGCCCCCAG GTCTCTGGTACGTTACAGTTGTGTCGCCATTATTCAGACTTGCCACCTCTTACTCTGGAGAGTATCAAGGAGCGTGTTCTTTATGTCTTGAAGTTGTATGATAAGGTAGATCCAGAAAAG CTCACAGTAACTGCCCACTTCATGAAAGACCTGGGCTTGGACAGTTTAGATCAAGTGGAGATCATCATGGCCATGGAAGATGAATTTG GGTTTGAAATTCCTGACACGGAAGCAGAAAAGCTAATGTGTCCACAAGAGATTGTAGATTACATTGCAGATAAGAAGGATGTGTATGAATAA